The Salminus brasiliensis chromosome 3, fSalBra1.hap2, whole genome shotgun sequence genome contains a region encoding:
- the LOC140551824 gene encoding CD209 antigen-like protein C isoform X2 — MSTEAASLSSEGMYSKLIDDSGTQVEEGFRAQPTPGQRLAHHGPYRVATACLTAFCLILLMVLVATTVHYKRGDAVSTGQNSQKVSQNSTSFSSTQMRKACANVTGLTAEKKRLEEKNSELENEINQLKAKIEKLEVTPTPEPVRCTKEWLHFNGSCYFISVFGRSWKESQNYCQEKGGHLAIIHTAEEQTFLWDLLPRGHWNSYWFGISDEKLEGDWFWVDGTKLVGGFWEDGEPNNHINEDCGYIVKTEVMSRVATKSWYDAPCSMSLPWICEKKAEST; from the exons ATGTCTACTGAAGCGGCTTCGCTATCTAGCGAGGGGATGTATTCGAAACTCATCGACGACAGTGGTACCCAGGTCGAGGAAGGATTCAGAGCCCAGCCTACAC CAGGCCAGAGACTGGCACACCATGGGCCCTACAGAGTGGCTACAGCATGTCTTACAGCTTTCTGCCTCATCTTACTCATGGTATTGGTGGCAACAACTGTACACT ATAAGAGAGGTGATGCTGTGAGCACAGGCCAGAACTCCCAGAAAGTTTCCCAGAATTCCACCTCATTTTCTTCTACACAAATGCGGAAAGCCTGTGCTAATGTGACTGGCCTTACCGCAGAGAAGAAGAGACTTGAGGAAAAGAATAGCGAACTAGAGAATGAAATTAACCAGCTAAAGGCCAAAATTGAAAAGCTTG AGGTCACCCCGACACCAGAGCCAGTTCGGTGCACAAAAGAATGGCTCCACTTTAATGGCAGCTGCTATTTCATCTCAGTATTCGGCCGCAGCTGGAAAGAGAGCCAGAATTATTGCCAGGAGAAAGGAGGTCACCTCGCCATCATCCACACCGCTGAGGAACAG ACCTTCCTTTGGGACTTGTTGCCACGAGGTCACTGGAATTCTTACTGGTTTGGAATCAGTGATGAAAAGTTAGAGGGAGACTGGTTCTGGGTGGATGGAACCAAACTAGTTGGAGG TTTCTGGGAAGACGGGGAACCCAATAACCACATTAATGAAGACTGTGGCTACATAGTGAAGACTGAGGTGATGAGTCGCGTAGCTACAAAGAGTTGGTATGATGCCCCATGCTCCATGTCCTTACCCTGGATCTGTGAGAAGAAGGCAGAGTCGACATAG
- the LOC140551824 gene encoding CD209 antigen-like protein C isoform X3, with product MSTEAASLSSEGMYSKLIDDSGTQVEEGFRAQPTRQRLAHHGPYRVATACLTAFCLILLMVLVATTVHYKRGDAVSTGQNSQKVSQNSTSFSSTQMRKACANVTGLTAEKKRLEEKNSELENEINQLKAKIEKLEVTPTPEPVRCTKEWLHFNGSCYFISVFGRSWKESQNYCQEKGGHLAIIHTAEEQTFLWDLLPRGHWNSYWFGISDEKLEGDWFWVDGTKLVGGFWEDGEPNNHINEDCGYIVKTEVMSRVATKSWYDAPCSMSLPWICEKKAEST from the exons ATGTCTACTGAAGCGGCTTCGCTATCTAGCGAGGGGATGTATTCGAAACTCATCGACGACAGTGGTACCCAGGTCGAGGAAGGATTCAGAGCCCAGCCTACAC GCCAGAGACTGGCACACCATGGGCCCTACAGAGTGGCTACAGCATGTCTTACAGCTTTCTGCCTCATCTTACTCATGGTATTGGTGGCAACAACTGTACACT ATAAGAGAGGTGATGCTGTGAGCACAGGCCAGAACTCCCAGAAAGTTTCCCAGAATTCCACCTCATTTTCTTCTACACAAATGCGGAAAGCCTGTGCTAATGTGACTGGCCTTACCGCAGAGAAGAAGAGACTTGAGGAAAAGAATAGCGAACTAGAGAATGAAATTAACCAGCTAAAGGCCAAAATTGAAAAGCTTG AGGTCACCCCGACACCAGAGCCAGTTCGGTGCACAAAAGAATGGCTCCACTTTAATGGCAGCTGCTATTTCATCTCAGTATTCGGCCGCAGCTGGAAAGAGAGCCAGAATTATTGCCAGGAGAAAGGAGGTCACCTCGCCATCATCCACACCGCTGAGGAACAG ACCTTCCTTTGGGACTTGTTGCCACGAGGTCACTGGAATTCTTACTGGTTTGGAATCAGTGATGAAAAGTTAGAGGGAGACTGGTTCTGGGTGGATGGAACCAAACTAGTTGGAGG TTTCTGGGAAGACGGGGAACCCAATAACCACATTAATGAAGACTGTGGCTACATAGTGAAGACTGAGGTGATGAGTCGCGTAGCTACAAAGAGTTGGTATGATGCCCCATGCTCCATGTCCTTACCCTGGATCTGTGAGAAGAAGGCAGAGTCGACATAG
- the LOC140551824 gene encoding CD209 antigen-like protein C isoform X1, whose amino-acid sequence MSTEAASLSSEGMYSKLIDDSGTQVEEGFRAQPTLFVTQSTAGQRLAHHGPYRVATACLTAFCLILLMVLVATTVHYKRGDAVSTGQNSQKVSQNSTSFSSTQMRKACANVTGLTAEKKRLEEKNSELENEINQLKAKIEKLEVTPTPEPVRCTKEWLHFNGSCYFISVFGRSWKESQNYCQEKGGHLAIIHTAEEQTFLWDLLPRGHWNSYWFGISDEKLEGDWFWVDGTKLVGGFWEDGEPNNHINEDCGYIVKTEVMSRVATKSWYDAPCSMSLPWICEKKAEST is encoded by the exons ATGTCTACTGAAGCGGCTTCGCTATCTAGCGAGGGGATGTATTCGAAACTCATCGACGACAGTGGTACCCAGGTCGAGGAAGGATTCAGAGCCCAGCCTACAC TGTTTGTAACCCAATCAACAGCAGGCCAGAGACTGGCACACCATGGGCCCTACAGAGTGGCTACAGCATGTCTTACAGCTTTCTGCCTCATCTTACTCATGGTATTGGTGGCAACAACTGTACACT ATAAGAGAGGTGATGCTGTGAGCACAGGCCAGAACTCCCAGAAAGTTTCCCAGAATTCCACCTCATTTTCTTCTACACAAATGCGGAAAGCCTGTGCTAATGTGACTGGCCTTACCGCAGAGAAGAAGAGACTTGAGGAAAAGAATAGCGAACTAGAGAATGAAATTAACCAGCTAAAGGCCAAAATTGAAAAGCTTG AGGTCACCCCGACACCAGAGCCAGTTCGGTGCACAAAAGAATGGCTCCACTTTAATGGCAGCTGCTATTTCATCTCAGTATTCGGCCGCAGCTGGAAAGAGAGCCAGAATTATTGCCAGGAGAAAGGAGGTCACCTCGCCATCATCCACACCGCTGAGGAACAG ACCTTCCTTTGGGACTTGTTGCCACGAGGTCACTGGAATTCTTACTGGTTTGGAATCAGTGATGAAAAGTTAGAGGGAGACTGGTTCTGGGTGGATGGAACCAAACTAGTTGGAGG TTTCTGGGAAGACGGGGAACCCAATAACCACATTAATGAAGACTGTGGCTACATAGTGAAGACTGAGGTGATGAGTCGCGTAGCTACAAAGAGTTGGTATGATGCCCCATGCTCCATGTCCTTACCCTGGATCTGTGAGAAGAAGGCAGAGTCGACATAG